acatttCTCATTCTCAACAGCAtgccataaatattggatattgaaccattctgaaaaggtttcagattaaaaattacatctaataaatTCTTATCTGGACTTTTTGGAAATGTATGCAATTGAGACTGCAGAAATTCCCTAAtttgcagttaaaaaaaaaagtttttttggtaagctatatttagctgacaattgctcaagCGAAAAGATTTCCTCCAACTAacaaatcctggaagcatttaatacccagtctatcccattctttaaaaactacatcgATCAAAAAGGTTTAAAAAATAGCTAGAAAAAATAGGACTTGATAGAGAATGTctcattaaaacaaaatattttctaaattgtatccaaatcctcaaagtatgtttaactaccaaactgtcagttagtttacttaaagataaaggatgtgaagatccaagaagagaaataatagagaaTTTATGAACAGAATTAGCTATAGAAACCCAAGCAGGACAGTCCTCATGATTAATATAGTATGACCAAAATGTGAGGTTTCCATATATtgcctgcccagtaataaaacataaaatttggtaaagctaaacctccattctttcttgctttttgaaaatgaAATTTATTTAGTCGAGAAAGTTTATGTTTCCATATATAGGAAGATAGGGTAGagtcaagagaatcaaaaaaggattgaGGAATAAAGacgggtaaggcctgaaaaaggtatataaatttaggtaagattcattttaatagaattgattTGGCCAATCAACGATAATGAAAGAGGCAATCATTTTGAAAGTGTCCGTTTAATGTAACCCAATAGAGTGAAAAAACTTCCTTTAAATAGTAGCTTATAAATCTTAGTAATTATTACACCAAAATAGGTTAATTGATTTCTTAcagttttaaaaggaaggttagtatgAATGggtaccaaattattcaaaggaagaAGTTCAGTCTTATGTAAATTTagattatatcctgaaaattggcTGAAACAAGAAAGTAAAGAAAGCACAGAAGTTTCGACCTTAGAAATATAAAGTAGTAGGTCATCGGCATAGAACAAAACTTTGTGAATAATACCTCTCCTTAATATCCCAGCGATACAGTGAGATTCTCTAAAGGCAATAGCTAAGTGTTCTAAGGCCAGATCAAAGATCAAAGGACTCAAAGGACAACCTCAAAggaccagactggatttattaaagatCAATATTCTCATTTCACTATTTGTTGTTTATTAAATGTCatttattctccttctaaagAGACATTGGAATGTGTGACATCCTTAGGTGctgagaaggcctttgattgggttgaatggaattatctatttaaaacatcagaaaatttaattttgggcctgaTTTTATTCAATGGTTTAAATTCCTTTATTTATATCCTTCTGCTCGGGTTTTAACTAATCTCAGAATTACAAACCATTTATCTCCAATGTGGAACTAAACAAGGTTAGGAGATATTTACATGGCATTAAGTCTATGGCACTTTAAATTAAtagtacataaaagaaaatcccagctgtatGTCAACAAAAAAGCTACTtgcgtgagagtgtttcagttactgtggggctaGGCACCCATGCCGCTCAGGGGGAACGGGGAATattaccaatggagagagtcaaactgagccaagtaacagactggagatggcagaaatgccccatactTATAgcgcatcagagagtttgatggtcattccagataccaacactttgcccagttagaaggtgatttctctctccaacttgggttgaaccacactgtaacagtgtgatatcaGATCACACGTTGGCAACTCAAGTgagctcatctgaaatgttgtccttcacccactgatgaatttttaaatcttttcaggttaaaaatgacaaggaatttgtaaatggaaattcaaacacagcacaccagttttgctgtctcgctctagatatttaagaagtggagcgagggattcactcgatcatccttcctgctcagactgtggagagggattcacttggtcatctgaccaactggcacgcccatcattttacacaagggagaggccattcacctgctcagacagtgggagtgcattcactcggtcatctcatctgaaggtatatcagcaagttcacactgggcaaggccattcacctgttctgtgagtgagaagggtttcagtcggtcttcccacctgtggacacaccagtcagatcaCACTGGGCAAAGGTtgctcatctgctgaatttgtgggaaagtattcactcggtcatctgatctaatggctcacctgcgagttcacactggggagaagccgttcacctgctcggactgtgggaagagattcactcggtcatcccatctgaaggcacatcagttagttcacactggggagaggccattcacctgctcagactgtgggaaaggattcactcggtcatctgatctaatggctcaccagcgagttcacactggggagaggccattcacctgctcagactgtgggaaaggattcactcggtcatctgatctaatggctcaccagcgagttcacactggagagaggccattcacctgctcagactgtgggaagggattcactcggtcatcccatctgaaggtacatcagttagttcacactggggagaggccattcacctgctcagactgtgggaaaggattcactcggtcatcccaactgaaggtacatcagttagttcacactggggagaagccattcaccttctcagtctgtgggaagggattcactgatccatccaaactacagagacatcagcgagttcacactggggagaagccgttcacctgctcagactgtgggaagggattcactcggtcatgtaaactgaagttacatcagcgagttcacgctggggagaggccattcagctgctcagtctgtgggaagggattcactcagtcatctgacctactggtacatcagcgagttcacactggagagaggccattcacctgctacgaatgtgggaagggattcactcggtcatttgaactgaaggtacatcagagagttcacactggagagaggccattcacctgctcagactgtgggaagagattcactctgtcatctaccctactggtacaccagcgagttcacactggggagaagccattcacctgctcagaatgtgggaagggattcactcggtcgtttgaactgaaggtacatcagagagttcacactggagagaggccattcacctgctcagactgtgggaagggattcactcggtcatcccatctgaaggtacatcagttagttcacactgggcagaagccattcacctgctcagactgtgggaagggattcactcggtcatgtaaactgaagttacatcagcgagttcatgcTGGGGataggccattcagctgctcagtctgtgggaagggattcactcagtcatctgacctactggtacatcagcgagttcacactggagagaggccattcacctgctacgaatgtgggaagggattcactcggtcatttgaactgaaggtacatcagagagttcacactggagagaggccattcacctgctcagactgtgggaagagattcactctgtcatctaccctactggtacaccagcgagttcacactggggagaagccattcacctgctcagaatgtgggaagggattcactcggtcgtttgaactgaaggtacatcagagagttcacactggagagaggccattcacctgctcagactgtgggaagggattcactcggtcatcccatctgaaggtacatcagttagttcacactgggcagaagccattcacctgctcagactgtgggaagggattcactcggtcatgtaaactgaagttacatcagcgagttcatgcTGGGGataggccattcagctgctcagaatgtgggaagggattcactcggtcatttgaactgaaggtacatcagagagttcacactggagagaggccattcacctgctcagaatgtgcgaagggattcactcggtcatttgaactgaaggtacatcagagagttcacactggagagaggccattcacctgctcagaatgtgagaagggattcactcggtcatctgacctactggtacatcagcgagttcacactggggagaggccattcacctgctcagaatgtgggaagggattcactcggccatttgaactgaaggtacatcagagagttcacactggagagaggccattcacctgctcagaatgtgggaagggattcactcggtcatctgacctactggtacatcagcgtgttcacactggggagaggccattcacctgctcagaatgtgggaaaggattcactctgtcatctaccctactggtacatcagcgagttcacacaagggagtggccattcacctgctcagaatgtgggaagggattcattcggtcatctgacctactgggacaccagtcagttcacactgggtagaggctgatCACCTACTTAGACTCTGGGAggagattctctcagtcatctcaactttatgtgcatcattgagttcacactggggaggggccgttcacctgctgtgaatgtggggaaggattcactcagtaatctaaccttgtgacacaGTACtggattcacactggggagaaactttaaataagctgcatgctggatatttgtccattaccattgctgaatgcaatttcaagAGTGACTCATAAATTATTGCTGCtgatcaccacacccagttctgcaccctggtcactgggcatgggaggagtttcttctgctgcacattcacatttgatgggactggagtttaatattctggatctgagagaAGTaagtcagttctattttaaactctgtctccagtacttggtgaatttataacacaccgaGCGTACAGTAGAgtgtcaactcaggccggctggatCCTGCCAGTGGttctgttccaggacagtccttttcattttttcaattttattattgatttccagtaaaaaaatacaaatcagtggagaggtttagcaaacagataatacaaaagacataaacagcaataaagaaaagtatatattgtcaaagTCAGATAGGTTTaatgttatgctgttatatatacagtgTAATCAAAAAAACACAACTCTTAACAAATCgttaaaaaaattggaaaatgTTATTTATATGCAGGAAAAAAAACAGTAAACTAAATAAGAAaagagattgggcagtccaattgaggatagaATTAGAAGAAAAACAAACAGTAAAGGCACCCTTCCAGTCACCTCCAAACCTTCACagataaggattttccctaaagagaataaagaaaaaataaattaaatgatatgaaaatattgaataaagggtcaccagacttgctcaaaattaaaagatgtatcaaacgtccagcttctaattttctccaagcttagatatgacataatggaggtgagccaatagaaaacagtagaggattagattctttccaatATAACAAGATAGTACTCCTagtcagtaaagttgaaaaggcagaatttgccTTTTCATGTTGAGCAGAAGCAGATACTCTCCCtatttcctctggaataatcccaaaaattgccgtaagagaaattgggttgaacatccacatctataactttagataatattctaaACACATCTCTTAGAGCAGCTACTTCTACGTTATATCTGTCACAAATAGtgcttatattaggaaatatatgcgccaatttatctttagacatattggCCCTaagtactatcttaaactgaatagagagtcaactcaggcctgctggaccctgccagtgattctgtcccacgacagtccttttaaatcctcccctgttgttcacctctTGTTCCCCTTGTGGGacgggttccaaacagtcaccactctgtgggtgaaaaggtTCCCCTTGAATTTTCTCCAGACTGAAGAAGTtgtgctgactgcagttctgtctgagatgttctttgcCCCTGAAATCTCtgagctgaggaagaatgacatttgGATTTACTCTCCTTATTCAtggctcatttccacattatgggtcattttccctgcttctaaagggttgttagaaaacaccactgtcctctaaagactgaaagcagaatgcgaAAACATTGGTTGGATGTTCAaaggagcagggtcagaaaccagaggtgagtctgcacagggcagagtttggggctctggacgatggtcgaggtaagaacgtatgatgaggagaaggaaatcagcagCGGGGTGTGGCaatgaatgacagagtagcaacatttggaagctgatttaCAGAGAAAATCATTTTTTTGTCTGACTAATGACACAAACAAtacctgtggtgaggtgctccactggtcaGGGAACGTGTGTGTTCAGAATTGTTATATCTATCGAGggatttgcttgtttatcctgtaatattatatccggatggttattatggattgtcctatctgtaataatgtatCAATTATCATATAAATTGTGAGATTTTGACTAAGTGGATCAGGCTGGAATTTATTGTACCTTAATTAGGTTAACATGGTCATTCAtccgtttgtattttaaagcaagattttggtgaatgatatttgccacttgattgcagCTGCATAATcaatcagattgagttcaactgccgcaggatcctggaatgtgttggattgtgtctggtatctcttagcattttctgcattgattgccttgtttgtattgtatgtatttgtgattttcttccccttttgctaaccaccttgtcctgtatttctgcaaggaacccctctgtttctgggaagaggtctccaactcgcAGTCCAGGTGCTCggtgcttccttgtcaacatctattctgctcagatcattgggatgtctcccatggaaggTCAttctcattccactggttaatgttttcttccacagtgatgatTTGTTTTTCTGAGGTAGcatctcatttaagttttctggtctgtatttcttttCACAATTGCATGTACACATATGGAGTGCTGAATCGTGTTCAAATTCAACTgtaatccaagatggcggcgcgacggagcttgcagcggccattccggagctgattatctgttatttgtgaagcggggtgccgtgcgcaatcataatcgg
The DNA window shown above is from Hemitrygon akajei unplaced genomic scaffold, sHemAka1.3 Scf000077, whole genome shotgun sequence and carries:
- the LOC140722427 gene encoding uncharacterized protein, which codes for MVLGKVHQLVHTGEKPFTFSVCGKGFTDPSKLQRHQRVHTGEKPFTCSDCGKGFTRSCKLKLHQRVHAGERPFSCSVCGKGFTQSSDLLVHQRVHTGERPFTCYECGKGFTRSFELKVHQRVHTGERPFTCSDCGKRFTLSSTLLVHQRVHTGEKPFTCSECGKGFTRSFELKVHQRVHTGERPFTCSDCGKGFTRSSHLKVHQLVHTGQKPFTCSDCGKGFTRSCKLKLHQRVHAGDRPFSCSVCGKGFTQSSDLLVHQRVHTGERPFTCYECGKGFTRSFELKVHQRVHTGERPFTCSDCGKRFTLSSTLLVHQRVHTGEKPFTCSECGKGFTRSFELKVHQRVHTGERPFTCSDCGKGFTRSSHLKVHQLVHTGQKPFTCSDCGKGFTRSCKLKLHQRVHAGDRPFSCSECGKGFTRSFELKVHQRVHTGERPFTCSECAKGFTRSFELKVHQRVHTGERPFTCSECEKGFTRSSDLLVHQRVHTGERPFTCSECGKGFTRPFELKVHQRVHTGERPFTCSECGKGFTRSSDLLVHQRVHTGERPFTCSECGKGFTLSSTLLVHQRVHTREWPFTCSECGKGFIRSSDLLGHQSVHTG